The sequence below is a genomic window from Pyrobaculum sp. 3827-6.
AAAGTTTGTATAGCTCGACTCCCTCTATGTAGCTCATCACGACTACGTGTCTGTTGTGCGCTATGGGCTCGGGCACGAGGCCGCCGCCCTCAAATATCTTTGACAGTGCGAAGAACTCGGCGACGGCCGACAGCCTTGTGTTAAATACATCCTCCAAGTGGCTAAATTTAGCCACCCTCGACCTGAACAACTCCTCGTATCTAAAGGCGGAGACGCCCCCGCGGTGGAATTTAACCGTAATTTTAAAGCCTGAGGGGGTTTCGCCTGCATACACCACGGACTCCTTGCCCACGCCGATGGGAGTGGGGGAGAGCCTCAGTATCTTGCGCTGCATGCGTAGTGTGTGTAGCGCAAGGACGTCGTAGCCCAACGCCGTGATTTTCCACCCTCTGTACGGCGCCACGTTCCTCCTAAGGAAACCATGGTAGTGTAGGCGCTTAATGCTGTCCAAAACCTC
It includes:
- a CDS encoding serine/threonine-protein kinase RIO2; this translates as MIKSVVEAYRSLEKRDLRILRIIEAGHRRHEFVPEELIARWARYRREEVLDSIKRLHYHGFLRRNVAPYRGWKITALGYDVLALHTLRMQRKILRLSPTPIGVGKESVVYAGETPSGFKITVKFHRGGVSAFRYEELFRSRVAKFSHLEDVFNTRLSAVAEFFALSKIFEGGGLVPEPIAHNRHVVVMSYIEGVELYKLSDGDFKKIADDVLHTIKVALSLGIIHGDLSPYNVLVGKRSYVIDWPQWVPTSHPEARRYLQRDFANLSAFFKKCGVEIPLEEALDIRYIDSAREFFKEINKMGFL